One Dehalococcoidia bacterium DNA window includes the following coding sequences:
- a CDS encoding CoA transferase translates to MPGPFEGLRVIEFGRFIAAPYCAQLLADGGADVIKVEPVEGDATRRNGPVIPGEARQYLNKNRGKRSMAVDLSNPEVLAGVRRLVHGADVVITNFRPGQAKRFGLDYESVSAVNPRVVYAENTAFGEDGPMAGAPGMDIIVQAYTGLSQFTANGPIPPVDPLVDYGAALLLAWGISTALYHRERSGRGQKLNVSLLQAALVLQNNHLNHIDVIDGWRHEFVEYLKTAFVEGKSWAEVLAHRQSLLPDAFGRAYYGFFATCDGTIAIAAGGRPNQLRMLKLLDLEDRWVTEPGWLPEDGRAHAERMHERVASKLREQTSEYWLRAFTEAGIPAAPVRMKDEVLEDRQAWENGFYVRLEHELVGGLTVVAPPVVFSETPLAAKDPPPPLGKHTRELLVEAGLDEEAIDRLAAAGAVAVG, encoded by the coding sequence GGCGCCGACGTGATCAAAGTCGAGCCGGTGGAAGGAGACGCGACCCGGCGCAACGGTCCTGTGATCCCCGGTGAGGCGCGACAGTATCTGAACAAGAACCGCGGAAAGCGGTCGATGGCGGTGGACCTATCCAATCCAGAAGTGCTCGCGGGCGTGCGCCGCCTGGTGCACGGCGCCGACGTGGTGATCACCAACTTCCGCCCGGGCCAGGCCAAGCGTTTCGGCCTCGACTACGAGAGCGTCTCGGCTGTCAACCCTCGCGTCGTCTATGCCGAGAACACGGCCTTCGGCGAGGACGGGCCCATGGCTGGCGCGCCGGGGATGGACATCATCGTCCAGGCTTATACGGGCCTTTCGCAGTTCACGGCAAACGGCCCCATCCCACCGGTCGACCCGCTGGTAGATTACGGGGCCGCGCTGCTGCTGGCCTGGGGGATATCGACGGCCCTGTACCACAGGGAGCGCAGCGGCCGCGGTCAGAAGCTCAACGTCTCGCTCCTGCAAGCGGCGCTGGTGTTGCAGAACAACCACCTCAATCACATAGACGTGATCGATGGCTGGCGCCACGAGTTCGTCGAGTACCTGAAGACGGCGTTCGTGGAGGGGAAGTCCTGGGCGGAGGTGCTCGCGCACCGCCAGTCGCTTTTGCCGGACGCTTTCGGGCGGGCATACTACGGGTTCTTCGCGACATGCGACGGCACGATTGCGATCGCTGCCGGCGGCAGGCCGAACCAGCTCCGCATGCTGAAGCTGCTAGACCTCGAAGACCGGTGGGTGACTGAGCCGGGGTGGCTACCGGAGGACGGCCGCGCGCACGCCGAGCGCATGCACGAGCGCGTTGCGTCGAAGTTGAGGGAGCAAACGAGCGAATACTGGCTGCGGGCGTTCACGGAGGCCGGGATCCCAGCCGCGCCGGTGCGGATGAAAGACGAGGTGCTCGAGGACCGGCAGGCCTGGGAGAACGGCTTCTACGTGCGCTTGGAGCATGAGTTGGTCGGCGGCCTAACAGTCGTTGCGCCACCGGTCGTTTTTAGCGAGACGCCGCTAGCCGCAAAGGACCCGCCGCCGCCCCTTGGTAAACACACACGCGAGTTGCTGGTCGAGGCGGGCCTGGACGAGGAGGCCATCGACCGGTTGGCGGCGGCGGGCGCGGTCGCCGTCGGTTAG
- a CDS encoding NAD-dependent epimerase/dehydratase family protein, which translates to MAGGGRKVLVVGGTGPTGVPIVNNFLREGDSVTIMHTGAHEAEFDGPVEHLHGNARDEGDIHTHLGAREWDIAVCTSGRLRALAVELAGKTRRLVGITGQPVYRGAARPTPEGRIPLPVPEFAERQYDASGYTGRVAEGEDQLFEQHGRQDFEVVIVRYPGVFGPRAPLNHEWAVVKRVLDSRPFMILPHDGIAYFQRGYIDNLARLVYLCATRPEAAGQAFNAGDERVLSARRVAEVIVDELKSRMELVGVPAQFCRGVYPLAEKSNLILDMSKARNLLGYRDVVDVEEATRLTARWLAANPPRAEDLREGASGRFDYAREERILAAWQRAEASIKEALSEEAPPAE; encoded by the coding sequence ATGGCCGGGGGCGGGCGAAAGGTCCTGGTCGTGGGAGGGACTGGCCCAACGGGTGTGCCGATCGTCAACAACTTCCTGCGCGAGGGAGACTCCGTGACAATCATGCACACTGGCGCCCACGAGGCGGAGTTCGATGGGCCCGTAGAGCACCTTCACGGCAACGCCAGGGACGAGGGAGATATCCACACCCACTTGGGCGCGCGCGAGTGGGACATTGCCGTGTGCACTTCGGGGCGCCTACGGGCGCTCGCGGTCGAGCTGGCAGGCAAGACGCGACGACTGGTAGGCATCACCGGCCAGCCGGTGTACCGCGGCGCCGCGCGACCGACGCCCGAGGGCCGCATCCCACTGCCCGTGCCCGAGTTCGCGGAGCGCCAGTACGACGCCTCCGGCTATACCGGCCGCGTGGCCGAGGGGGAGGACCAGCTCTTCGAGCAGCACGGACGGCAGGACTTCGAGGTCGTGATCGTGCGCTACCCGGGCGTGTTCGGGCCGCGCGCTCCCTTGAACCACGAGTGGGCGGTGGTGAAGCGCGTCCTGGACAGCCGGCCCTTCATGATCTTGCCGCACGACGGGATTGCCTACTTCCAGCGCGGCTACATCGACAACCTCGCCCGCCTCGTGTACCTCTGCGCCACGCGGCCGGAAGCCGCCGGTCAGGCTTTCAACGCTGGAGACGAGCGCGTGCTCAGCGCGCGCCGGGTGGCGGAAGTCATCGTCGACGAGCTGAAGTCCAGGATGGAGCTGGTGGGCGTGCCAGCGCAGTTCTGTCGTGGTGTCTACCCGCTCGCGGAGAAGTCGAACCTCATCCTCGACATGTCCAAGGCTCGCAACCTGCTCGGTTACCGGGACGTTGTTGACGTCGAGGAAGCGACGCGTCTGACCGCGAGGTGGCTTGCCGCAAACCCGCCGCGAGCCGAGGACCTGCGCGAAGGCGCGAGCGGCAGATTCGACTATGCACGCGAAGAGCGCATACTCGCCGCCTGGCAGCGCGCAGAGGCTTCGATAAAGGAAGCGCTTTCGGAGGAGGCGCCGCCGGCCGAGTAA
- a CDS encoding amidohydrolase family protein — MAGRPRAIDSLINSTFLDQDQGAGLRHLFRDLGERGRIEEPEQLLEALDAQDIGACVVSIMQPEHADWVGRAHARYPRKVLPAMITDPTRGMEEVRRVVAYYEKYGVRCLRMPPFRWTLPPTDRVYWPFYVKAIELDIAVSMNAGMPGPRRPGWVQNPVYYDEVAFHFPELRLIMSHSGQPWTDEAIAVMAHWDNVFMSCTSVAPRYWPQQLVDFINTRGREKMMFGTEYPTIPWDRARAEIEGLELRPEAQRLFFAENAKRIYKWDADLEGTAS; from the coding sequence ATGGCCGGGCGACCGCGCGCTATCGACTCGCTCATAAACTCGACTTTTCTCGATCAGGATCAAGGAGCCGGCCTGCGCCACTTGTTCCGTGACCTCGGCGAGCGCGGCCGCATCGAGGAGCCGGAGCAACTGCTCGAAGCTCTGGATGCGCAAGACATTGGCGCTTGCGTGGTCAGCATCATGCAGCCCGAGCATGCCGACTGGGTGGGCCGAGCCCACGCGCGCTACCCGCGCAAGGTCCTGCCGGCGATGATTACGGACCCGACGCGCGGCATGGAGGAAGTCCGCCGGGTGGTCGCATACTACGAGAAGTACGGGGTGCGCTGCCTGCGCATGCCGCCCTTCCGCTGGACGCTTCCCCCGACGGACCGGGTCTACTGGCCCTTCTACGTGAAAGCTATCGAGCTCGATATCGCGGTCTCGATGAACGCCGGCATGCCCGGGCCGCGCCGTCCGGGGTGGGTGCAGAACCCGGTGTACTACGACGAGGTGGCGTTCCACTTTCCGGAGCTGCGCCTGATCATGTCTCACTCCGGCCAGCCCTGGACGGACGAGGCGATCGCTGTGATGGCTCACTGGGACAATGTCTTCATGTCCTGCACCTCCGTGGCGCCAAGGTACTGGCCGCAGCAGCTTGTCGATTTCATCAACACGCGCGGCAGGGAGAAGATGATGTTCGGAACGGAATATCCGACCATCCCCTGGGACCGGGCGCGCGCTGAAATCGAGGGGCTCGAACTGCGCCCGGAGGCGCAACGGTTGTTCTTCGCCGAGAACGCGAAGCGCATCTACAAATGGGACGCGGACCTCGAAGGGACGGCCTCATGA